Proteins encoded in a region of the Capra hircus breed San Clemente chromosome 3, ASM170441v1, whole genome shotgun sequence genome:
- the PSMB4 gene encoding proteasome subunit beta type-4, protein MEALLESRSGLWAGGPAPGQFYRIPPTPGSSVDPASALYGAPITRTQNPMVTGTSVLGLKFEGGVVIAADMLGSYGSLARFRNISRIMRVNNSTMLGASGDYADFQYLKQVLGQMVIDEELLGDGHSYSPKAIHSWLTRAMYSRRSKMNPLWNTMVIGGYADGESFLGYVDMLGVAYEAPSLATGYGAYLAQPLLREVLEKQPVLSQTEARELVERCMRVLYYRDARSYNRFQIATVTEKGVEIEGPLSAETNWDIAHMISGFE, encoded by the exons ATGGAAGCGCTGCTGGAGTCGCGGTCCGGACTTTGGGCCGGGGGTCCGGCCCCCGGGCAGTTTTACCGCATTCCGCCCACACCCGGTTCCTCTGTGGACCCGGCGTCCGCGCTGTACGGGGCTCCGATTACGCGCACCCA GAACCCCATGGTGACCGGGACCTCTGTCCTGGGGCTCAAGTTTGAGGGCGGAGTGGTGATCGCAGCAGACATGCTGGGCTCCTACGGCTCCTTGGCTCGTTTCCGCAACATCTCTCGCATTATGCGAGTCAACAACAGCACCATGCTGGGTGCTTCCGGAGACTATGCTGATTTCCAGTATTTGAAGCAGGTTCTCGGGCAAATGGT GATTGATGAGGAGCTGTTGGGAGACGGACACAGCTATAGTCCTAAAGCTATTCATTCATGGCTGACCAGGGCCATGTACAGTCGCCGCTCCAAGATGAACCCCCTGTGGAACACCATGGTCATTGGAGGTTATGCTGATGGAGAGAG CTTCCTGGGTTATGTGGACATGCTTGGTGTGGCCTATGAAGCCCCTTCGCTGGCCACTGGTTACGGTGCATACTTGGCTCAG CCTCTGCTGCGAGAAGTTCTGGAGAAGCAGCCAGTGCTGAGCCAGACGGAGGCCCGAGAACTAGTGGAACGCTGCATGCGAGTGCTGTACTATCGAGATGCCCGTTCTTATAACCGG tttcaaattGCCACTGTAACTGAAAAAGGTGTTGAAATAGAGGGACCCCTGTCTGCGGAGACCAACTGGGATATTGCCCACATGATCAG TGGCTTTGAATGA